A section of the Rubritalea squalenifaciens DSM 18772 genome encodes:
- a CDS encoding zinc-binding alcohol dehydrogenase family protein — MRAIQFSPSPNTELPYCADFIELPRPQASGYDILVSIEAVAMNPVDTKVRPSGTDEAKTLGYDAAGAVIETGELVDSLSVGDKVYYAGDVTRPGSNAELQLIDSRIVAKRPESLSAAEAAALPLTALTAWESLYERMGIDPDGNQAGKSIFIIGGAGGVGSIAIQLAKLAGLTVITTSSRQESSDWCQEMGADHIINHREDIQSQLSELGFPAVNYVANYFDTDAYWELTGEIIAPQGHIALIVEPSGPLYIGDPLKRKSASIHWEFMFTRSMFTTEDIQKQQQILSKVAKLVDTGKIRTTLNQVLSPISPENLMKAHQLQESSSSIGKTALQDWQ, encoded by the coding sequence ATGAGAGCCATCCAATTTTCACCGTCTCCTAACACAGAGCTCCCCTATTGCGCAGATTTCATTGAGCTCCCCAGACCTCAAGCATCTGGTTATGACATTCTCGTCTCTATCGAGGCGGTGGCTATGAATCCGGTAGATACCAAAGTGAGGCCTAGCGGAACCGATGAGGCAAAGACCCTCGGTTACGATGCGGCTGGGGCCGTCATAGAAACCGGAGAATTAGTAGACTCTCTATCAGTCGGCGACAAAGTCTACTATGCAGGCGACGTTACCCGCCCAGGTTCAAATGCGGAACTTCAGCTCATCGATTCCCGGATCGTGGCCAAACGACCTGAATCACTAAGTGCAGCAGAGGCTGCTGCACTTCCTTTGACTGCCTTGACGGCCTGGGAGTCTCTATACGAGCGGATGGGAATCGATCCCGATGGCAATCAAGCCGGCAAGAGCATATTCATTATCGGAGGTGCTGGCGGAGTCGGCTCCATCGCTATCCAGCTAGCCAAACTAGCAGGGCTAACGGTCATAACTACGTCATCTAGACAAGAGTCATCCGATTGGTGCCAAGAAATGGGGGCCGATCACATCATCAATCACCGCGAAGACATCCAGTCACAACTCAGCGAATTGGGCTTCCCTGCCGTCAACTACGTAGCCAATTACTTCGATACTGACGCTTACTGGGAACTCACTGGGGAAATTATCGCCCCGCAGGGACATATTGCGCTTATCGTGGAGCCATCAGGGCCGCTCTACATAGGAGACCCCCTGAAAAGGAAATCTGCCAGCATTCACTGGGAATTCATGTTCACCCGTTCCATGTTCACGACTGAGGACATCCAAAAGCAGCAGCAAATTCTTAGTAAAGTAGCGAAACTGGTCGATACGGGAAAAATCCGCACCACCCTGAATCAAGTACTCTCCCCGATTTCACCAGAAAACCTGATGAAGGCGCATCAGTTGCAGGAGTCCTCATCCAGCATCGGAAAAACAGCCCTTCAGGACTGGCAATGA